In Chryseobacterium scophthalmum, the genomic stretch AAATAGGCATTACAAAATCGTTCACTGAAAGACTGCATTCTCTTACCAAACCTCTCATCGATTCATTCACTCTTAGTCTTCTGTTTCTAGAATATATCATCTTTGGAATACTTTTTGAATAATTTATTGCAAATTTAATATAAGTTCTACAAAAAACTATTGCAGATGATTATAGAATTTATTATTTTTGTTAGTAATATTTAAGCAAATATATCGTTGATGAAAAAACTTTTACTTTTATTTATATTTATTGGCGCTACTATTGGGTTTTCTGATAATTTGAAAGCACAAATAAAAGAGCCAACTTCCACTAATCAGAAATCTGATGACGGTGTGCTTACAGCATATCCGAATCCTGCGAAAGATTTTTTGATGGTGAAAGCGAAAGATTCTTCATTGAAAATTAAAAATGTTTCTTTTTATTCTATATTGGGAACTCAGGTTGCCAGTTACAATATCAACAGTAATAATGCTGAGATTAATATTCAGAAACTGAAACCCGGAAAATATCTTATCAGATATATTCTAAGCGACAATACACAAAAAGTTACTCAAATAGTAAAGCAATAATATTCAAAATCCTGATAATCATCAGGATTTTTTCTTTTAGCACATTTTTTTTCAATTATTCCGTAACTTTCGGGATATTTCATAACTAATTGTAAAAACAATTTTAATGCTAAAAGCTGAACAAATTACTAAAACCTACAATGCCGGAAAAAAGACCGCATTAGACGATTTTAGCATACACGTTCCGAAAGGAAGTATTTACGGTCTTCTAGGACCAAACGGAGCAGGAAAAACTTCTTTCATCCGAATCATCAACCAGATTACACAAGCCGATTCAGGAAACGTTTTCATCAACGGAGAAAAACTGAATCCGAATCATATTAAAGACATCGGTTATATGCCGGAAGAACGTGGTCTTTATAAAAACATGAGCGTTGGAGATCAGATTCTTTACTTCGGAGAACTGAAAGGAATGACAAAAAATGATGCTTTGAATGAAGCAAAAAAATGGTTTGATAAACTTAATATCGATCAATGGTGGAAGAAAAAACTCTCTGAACTTTCAAAAGGAATGGCTCAGAAAATACAGTTCGTTGTAACCGTTCTTCACAGACCGCATCTTTTAATTTTGGATGAACCGTTTTCAGGTTTTGATCCGGTGAATGCCAATTTAATTAAAGATCAGATCATCGAGCTTAAAAATAATGGAACGACTATTATCCTTTCAACTCACAGAATGGAAAGTGTGGAAGAAATGTGTGATTATGTTGCATTGATCAATAATTCTAAAAAAATAATCGACGGAAGAGTTTTTGATGTTCGCGAAAAATTCAAGAAAAATATTTTTGGAGTTACTTTATCTGAAGTCAACGATGACCAGTTTGATCAGTTTAAAAACAAATATGGAATCTTCAACATGACCCATGAAAATAATCTAATTTCTTTTGATTTGAAAAACGAAGCAGATCAGAACAATATTCTTTTAGATCTGGTTAATGTAGGAAAAGTAAGATCTTTCGACGAAAGAATTCCGAGCATGAATGAAGTATTTATCAATGCGGTAAGCAATCACTCTTAATTTTATGAACAATATTTTTTTAATTACAAAAAGGGAATTTCTTACGCAGGTTAAGAAAAAATCCTTCGTTATACTCACTTTACTGGCGCCGCTAATGATTATTGCTTTTGGAGCGGTTGTCGGAATGATGTTTAAAGCCAATCAGTCTCATAATGTGATTGAAGTGGTTGATAACAGCGGGCTTTTTAAAGGACAACTGAAGTCTGATGAAAAAATCAATTATGTATTTATTCCTTCTGCCGAAGAGCAATCTAAGCTTAACAACTTAAAGGGTAATGAAACTCTGGACGGAATTTTAATTCTTCCGGCTTTATCAGAGAATAATTTTGATGATTTAGAGAAAAGCACACGATTGGTTGTAAACACCAAAATCGGTTTTGATACCAAGCAACAAATTATTTCAGACATTACGAATGTCATTAAAAAAGAGAAAATAAAACAACTTGGAATCCAGGAAGCTCAACTTGCAGACCTTGATAAAAGTTTCACTTTAAAAACCATCAACGTTTCTGAAGATAATAAAGAAGATTCAGATTTGGCATTTGGCGTAAAAAGCGCTTTAAGCATGGTTTTGATGTATGTAACATTTATGTTTATCATCATTTATGGAGTTCGTGTAATGCGAAGTGTTTTGGAGGAAAAAAACAACCGTGTTGTAGAAATCATCATATCTTCTGTTAAACCTTTTGAATTGATGATGGGAAAGATTTTGGGAGTTACCATGGTTGCTTTAACGCAGTTTATTGTATGGATTATGATGTCTGTAGCTGGAGCTTTGGTTTTAAACACAGGATTTTCTTCACTTCAGAAAAACATTCCGGGAGGAAATGAAGAACTGATGAGCAAACTTGATATCGCGCAAATCGCAACTCAGGTTTCTCACAGCTTATTAGAGCTAAATTTCCCGTTGATTATTTTTGTATTCATTATATTTTTCCTTTTAGGATATATGTTTTATAGTTCTGTTTACGCTGCAATTGGTTCAGCTGTTGACAACGAAACGGAAACGCAACAGTTTACTTTATTTGCCATTCTTCCTCTTACATTAGGAATGTATGGAAGTATTTCTGTGATTAATAATCCTGACGGACCGGTTGGTTTCTGGATGTCGATTATTCCATTTACTTCGCCTGTTGCGATGGTTGCAAGAATTCCTTTCGGAGTTCCGGCTTGGCAGATTGCTTTGTCGATTGCTTTGCTTTTAGGAACAACTATTTTTATGATTTTCCTTGCCGGAAAAATTTATCGAGTAGGAATTTTGATGTATGGAAACAAGGCGACTTTGAAGGAGATCTGGAAGTGGATCAGAGGGTAAAAGATGAAAAATAAAATTCAATTATTGAGGGAAGAAAACAGACTTACTCAAAAGGAACTTGCTGAAAAAGCTGGTCTTTCGTTAAGAACCATCCAGAGAATTGAGGCAGGAAATATTCCTAAAGGTTTTACACTGAAAGCACTTGCTGAAAGTTTAAATACAACACCTGAAAATTTAATTGAAAAAGAAAATAATAATGTAGAAAGGGCAAAACTGATTAACAGTTCTGCCCTTTTTGGTTTAATTATTCCGTTTGGAGGAATAATTTTTCCGCTTATATTTACTTATAAAACACAGGATGTTTACAACAAACAACTTGGAAGAAACATTGTTGCTCTTCAAATCATTCTTTCTGTAACAATGTCTTTGTTTTTAATTGCAAGCCCGTTTCTTCAAAAAGGATTATCAGTTAAATTTCCTGTTTTCTTGATTGTATTGATTACTTTTTTATTCCTAAAATTAATTGCTATCATCATCAATGGAATTGCTTTAAACAAAAACAAAGATTTACATACAAATCTGAAATTCAATTTCTTGTAAAATAAAAAATGAATTGACGTAAAATTGTCGTATTGTTTTTATCGCAAAATTCAGTTTTAAAACGGAACCTTGCATAAAAATAATTTATGAAAATTTTAAAGAAAACAGTCTTAGCATTTTTACTCTTCTTAACTCTTCTTTGTCTTGGATTTTATTGTTATTTCGACCAAAAATTCAGTCCCGAAGAAAATTATTTAACGGTAAAAAATGAAAGCGGAAAAGTGATCGTAAAATGGTTGGGTGAAAATAAAAATGTTATGCTTCTGCCTGTTCATTTTCAAAATGATTTTACCACTTATTTTATGCAGTTTGATACAGGTTCTCCCAATACTATATTTTATCAAAATTCATTAGCAATTTTTAAAAATAAAAACCAAATCAAAACTCAATTTACTATCGGGAATACTGAAGTTTCTTCTGATCGGTTTAAAATAATTTCTATCAGCAAAAACAACGATAAAGACTCTATTAAAATTATCGGAACCATTGGAAGTGATTTATTAGATCAGAAAAAAACCATTATTAATTTTAGCGAAAATTATGTCGTTTTTAATATATTAAAAGAGCCCAAAAGTTTCAGCAGCGCAAAGCTGGATTTTAAGTTTAAAAAGAGAAAAATGATTATATCCGGTATTTTAAATGGGAAAGAAGAGGAGTTTTTATATGATTCGGGAACAAGTGCATATGAATTTTTGACCAATAAAAACGTTTGGGGAAAATTAAAATTACCAAATTCAAAACCTGTTGTAGAAAAAGCACAATCGTGGGAAAGAATACTTACAAGCTATACTGCAAAATCTAATCAAACCATCAAGTTTAAAAATAAAGAGCTTATTTTGAGTGAAGTTACCTACGTTGAAGGAATTTCACAATCTCAATATATGCTGATGAAATTTTCAGGAATGACCGGAATGCTAGGAAATAAAATTTTCCTTAAAAATTCATTATATATTGATTGCAAAGAAGAAAAAATTTCAATCAATTAAAACTTTACAGGCAACTTTATAAACAAAAATCCCGAAGTTATACTCCGGGATTTTTTTATGTTTTGATTTCAAAAATTTTATTGAAAAATATAGCTTAAGCTTAAACTAAGAACCTGTTCAGATTTCTTTTTAGCTGTATTGGGATCTTGCGTAAAACTCTCAACAAGATTAGGATACGTATTTGAAAGTCCTAAATCATATTTTAAAGCCAGTTCTAACTGTCTTTTGTAGCTATATCCTATTCCTGCACCAATGGCAAAATTAAAGCTATTTGCTTTACCATTAATCTTCGGATACTCTGGAACAGTTACATCAGGATCATAATAAGGTCTCCCTGTAGGAGCATTTTTCACATTCTGACTAATCAAGAAATTGAATCTCGGACCAATTAATCCAAAAAATTCTGATTCTGCTTCAGAAAAATACCCCTTAAAGTAGATTGGAACACTTAAATAGTTATTAGCATACACTGCGTTATAACCATCAGCTCCTTTCGAATCTTTATTCTTTCCTGACTCTCCGGCTCCGTAATACGTAACCTCGGGTTGCAAATAAAACTGATTTGCTCCACCCATTGGGATTAAAGCTAAAAGCCCGCCCTGAAAAGCAAATCTTGCTCCTGAAGGATTGTGTGCGTTTTTAACTCTGGAATAGTTTGCACCTGCTGTAAGACCGAATCTTGTACTTTTTAAATCGATTTGTGCGAACGATAAAAAAGAAAAGGCCAATGCAGATGTTAATAAAATTTTTTTCATATCATATTTGTTTTAGCTTATCCTAAGATTTTTGCTACAGTAGCTCCGATATCAGCTGGAGAATCTACCACGTTGATCCCGTTTTCTCTCATGATTTCCATTTTTGCCTGAGCCGTATCTTCATCACCTCCAACGATTGCACCAGCGTGCCCCATTGTTCTTCCTTTAGGAGCAGTTTGTCCTGCGATGAAACCTACTACCGGTTTTGTAGAACCACTTGCTTTGTACCATCTTGCAGCTTCAGCTTCAAGACCACCACCGATTTCTCCGATCATTACAACCGCTTCAGTTTCTGGATCATTGATGAATAATTCTAAAGCTTCTTTAGTAGTAGTTCCGATAATTGGGTCACCACCGATTCCGATTGCAGTAGAAATACCGTAACCAGCTCTTACAACCTGATCAGCAGCTTCATAAGTAAGAGTTCCTGACTTAGAAACGATACCTACTTTACCTTTTTTGAAAACAAAACCTGGCATAATACCAATTTTAGCTTCATCTGAAGTGATGATTCCTGGACAGTTTGGTCCGATCAATCTGCACTCTTTGTCTGCGATATAAGATTTTACTTTTACCATATCTGCAACAGGAATACCTTCTGTAATACAAACGATCACTTTAATACCCGCTTCAGCAGCTTCCATAATAGCATCTGCAGCAAATGCAGGTGGTACGAAAATAATACTTACGTTGGCTCCAGCTTTTGATACAGCATCAGCAACAGTGTTAAATACCGGCTTACCTAAGTGCTCGCTTCCTCCTTTTCCTGGAGTAACACCACCTACTACGTTGGTTCCGTATTCGATCATCTGACCTGCGTGGAAAGTACCTTCGTTACCTGTAAATCCTTGTACAATTACTTTAGAATCTTTGTTTACTAAAATTGACATTTTATTGTTTTTTAAATTTATTTATTTTAATGCTCACAAATTTACTTATTTTTCTTTGAATTTGAATAAAACCTTAATGCGAATCTTAATCACATTTTATGATATATATAAGGTATGCAAAATAAAGAATTAAAAGATTAAAGCTTTACCCAGAAAAAACATGTATTAAAAATCGCATCAAATTCGATACAAATTACTGATTATCAAATTCAAATATTTTAAACTTAAATTTTAATAATTATAGATCAGTTAAAAATATAATATTAGTTCTGATATAAACTTGGATCTAAAAATCAACAAATCAAAAGCAATCGATATTCCCCATCGTTTTCCACAGGAGCTCTGTGAACACAGGGCAAAACTTCTTGTGAAGGATGATCTACCGCCAATCGCCAAAGATTTCCTATTCCTAAATTTGTTGGAGTTGCAGCAGATTTTGCTTCATAATGAAGATCGAAAAAGTGTTCTTTAAAAAAGTCTTCTAACTCTTCCTCTGGTCCGCCGTGTAGCTCTTTAAGTTTCTCTCGGATTTCTGGTATCAGAATTTTTTGTTCAACCTGATCGTTGGGTATAATATCGCTTGCTGCGCCGTGATAAGTACATAAAAAAGTATCGGTACCAATTGGTGAACGATCTACATGAAAAGAATATACATCTGTCGAAATGAAATCGAAATCTTCATCTCGTTCGTAGTTTTTAAGCAAATTGAGCAAAGGCGATGCTCCGAAATCTGTCAATAGCTGTAAATCATTTAAAATAATTTCTCTTGCTAAAATCCCATTTTCTGATAGTTCCAAAACTAAAAGATCTTCAATAGAAATTTCTGTAATGTTCTCTTTTAATTGAAGCTTAGAAACAATTTCTTCAAAATCTCCATATAAATTTCGAGTCCAACAGATTGCATTCATTACTCCTTTGAATTTGGTATTTATCAGTTCAGAAAAAGAAGAAACTACTCCAACTTGATTGTTATCAGAAAATGTATTGCTCATATTTTAGAATCAACAATTTAGTCGTTTAATTCTTTTGCAAAAATAAAGAATAGATTAGAAGATAATGTTCAAAATCTTTGAAAAATAATACATTCTAAGAATTTTCATTTCTATTCATACTCCAGCTTTTTAGCCAACTTATTATCCTGATAACAATAAAATTCGTACGCATGTTTCTTACCGAATGAGTACACTTTTTCAAGATAAATTTTATCATATTGCCCGAGTAAAGAATTGTATTTTGGTTTTATATGATCCGGCAATTCGTTAGATTTTATAGGTCTTTCAACTTCAAAATCTATTGTGATACAAAGTTGCAACTCAATTTAGAAGAAATTTAGAAATTGTAAGTATCCATGCGTGTTATTTCGATTTCATTTTACCATTTTTAAATCTTTCACTTGCGGTTTGATAATAAGAAATTGTTTCAGAAACAAGATCTTCATTTTTAAAGTTAACTTCCTGCAAAGATTTGTCGGTTGGAGCAACGGTAAACTGCTTCACTCTTTTTCGGTCATCAATTTGGGTGAAAAGATCATTTCTAAGCAAACCCAAAGTACGGTAATTGCCTATAAAAGCTCTCTCCTCTCCTACTTTGGTTTTATTAATATCTTTTCCGTACAAACTTGTATTGTAGGTCCAGTTCAGATACCCGAAAAGTGAAGGCATAAGATCGATCTGAGAAGTCAGTCGGTTGATTTCCTCAGGTTTTTGTTTAAGATTATAAATAATTGCAGGAATATGATGTTTGGCAATATTGATTTCCCATTTTCCGGCGCTGCTTGCACAATGATCTGCAACCACTACAAAAACAGTATTTTTAAACCAAGGTTTTTTCTTTGCATCGTTAATAAATTTTCCTAATGCATAATCTGTATATTTTACAGCACCATCTCTTTCGCCTTGCGGAAGGTCGATTTTTCCGTTAGGAAATGTATAAGGTTTATGATTGGAAGTCGTCATAATAAACTCAAAAAAAGGTTTATTTGAATTACTTTCTTTATCTGCATATTTTATTGCCTGTTTGTATAGATCTTCATCGCAGATTCCCCATGCATTTTCAAAACTCACTTCATCATCTTTTATTTGAAAACGTTCAGTTTTTATCTTTTCTGATAAAGGATTTCCGCGGTCTCTGTCTACAATCGTAAATCCTTGTCCGCCGAAAAAGTTATTCATATTATCAAAATAACCATCACCACCGTAAATGAAATAAGGTTGGTATTTTTTCTCTTTTAAAATAGTTGCCACAGAAAATAAATCCTGATTATTCGGTCGTCTTACAATACTGTTTCCCGGAGTTGGCGGAACGCACAAAGTAAGCGCTTCCATTCCACGAACAGTTCTGGTACCAGTTGCATAAAGATTGGTAAAAAAGATGCTTTCTTTTGCCAACTGGTCATAATTGGGAGTGAGATGATCTTTATTTCCGAATGCACTTAAAAACTCTGCACTGAAGCTTTCGATAGTAACTACAACGATGTTTGGTTTTTGCTCTCCATTACCTTTTGTAAGTCTCGAAATATCATCAAATTTTGCAGAAGTATAAGTTTGATTTTCCTGCAAAAGATTTTGTTTTAAAATTGAATATGCTTTTTTATCTGAAATTTTAGGATAAAAGGCTTCATAATCCAGTTCATTTGATTTGAAAGCTGCAACAAACGAAAATGCTCCATTTTTTCCAAGCTCATTATCTACAAGATTATTGCTGAAATCGGCATATTTATTTTTCATTAAAAATCCCAAAACAATAGTGAAAATCGCTACAGGAATCACAAAAAATAAACGTTTTTTGAAGTTTACTTTATCTGAAAATATTTTTTTAAAAACTTTAAATTTTCTCATCATAAAAAACGTCAAAGCAACCAAACCGATTAGAACAGCGATAAGCAACGGCAACGGATAAGACTGATTGATGTTTTCTACAACTTCGTAAGTGTAAATTAAATAATCAACTGCAATAAAATTAAATCTTGCTCCAAACTCCTCCCAAAACGGAATTTCTGCCAAAAGACTGAAATAAAGGCTCAAAAGAATAACTGCCAAATAAAAATAAGTGAAAGCTTTGTCAAATAAAGAGCCTATCCATTTTTTTGGAAAAATTAAAAGATAAAAAAGGTAAAGAAATAAGAATAATGATCCCGAAACGAAATCATAAAGAAAACCTGTGAAAAATATTCTAAGGATATAAATAAAATTAAAATCTACATCTTTTGACGACCAGATAAGAAATACCACTCTTATTAAAAACGACAATAAAATGTATAAACTTAGAATACTGAAAAATGCAGAAAATCTACTGTTAAAAGCCTTTTCTGTAAGATTTGAAAGTTTTTTTGAGGACATGCTTTACTTTTTAAGGTGTAAAGGTGTTGCTCAATTTAGAATTAATTTAGAATTTTAAAAATCTAATGTAAAAATGTGTTGACTGTTTTCAAACTTGTAACTGATTTTCCAATTTTGAAATTTGCAGATTTCATAAATAATGGCGAGACCCAAACCGCTTCCGTTACTGTCTGTAGAAAGCCTAGAAAATCTTTTAAACAAAAAATCTTCGTTAAGTTTTTCCGCTCCGGAATTGGCAATCTTAAAAGAAGAGTTCATCAGTTTTATATCGATAAAACCATTCTGAGTCGTATGTCGAATCGCATTGACGATTAAATTATTGAGCAAAACTTCTGTTAAGCTCATGTTTCCATTTACAAAAACGTCCGCCACAAGAGAAGATTGTACTTTAATATTTTTTTGTTGAAAATGTTCTTCCAATAGTTCAATGCTTTGCTCAACTACATTATTCAGCAGAATATTCTCAGTTGTATCAAACTGACTGTTTTCAATTTTAGCAAGCAACAAAAGGTTTTTATTGATCCTGGAACTTCGCGTCAAAGCTCTGTTGATATCTTCTACAATTTCGTATTGTTTTGAAGTTAAATCCTTATCCTGAAGAAGAATATCTAATTTGTGCTTAATAATTGCCAAAGGCGTCTGCAATTCATGGGACGCATTTTCGGTAAACTCTTTTTGGGTTTTATAGACAGAAATACTGTGTTCTATCAATTTAGATAAAGACTGGTGAAGTTCTTCAAACTCTGAAATATCGGTTTTTTCAAATTCTATTTTACTTTGGTGATTCAGATTAAAATTTTTCAGCTTTTCTAATGTATTTCTAAACGGATTCCAAACCACTGCCGAAATTCTCCTATTGAGAATTAAAAGTCCTGCAACAATAATCGCAAAGAAAAATGCGGTGTTGAGCGCAATTGCTGCAATAGTTTCACGAGATTCTTCAATATTGGTCTGTACCGTAAAAAGAAAAGGTTTATTATTGATGTAAACTACTTTTTCCAGACAACGATAACGTTCTATTTCAGGTTCCGCAGAAAAAGTTTCGGCTTTTTCAATAGTAAAATATTGATCTCTTTTTCTATTGTCGAATTTAAGTTTTTCGATATTCGTTTCCGGCTGAATGTTATTCCAAAGCTTAATACTTTCATCTAAAGCTTCATCAGACAATTTCAGATGATTAAATTCATACGCCGTTTTTTCTGCAATCGTTTTGTTGTGCTCATCGAGTTCACTCTGCCAAATTGTATCTACTATAAAATAATATACAGGAATACTCATTAACAAAATAACGAGTACATAGATAATAAATGGTTTTGTGGTTTTACTTAAAAGCGGTTTCATTAAAAATTATAAGTTATGAATTATAAGTTTTTCGATTTTGTTGTTATAATGGCGTTACGAATTATTTTTAATGTATAACAATGCATTTATAGAGTTTTACAATTCTTATTACAAAAATAAAACTCTTATCTTTCAAAATATTCTTTTTATCATTCATAACTCATCATTTATAACTTATAACTAATTATCGCCCCATTTGTAGCCGGTTCCGTAAACTGTTTTAAGGTAATGTTCACAACCGGCATCGTATAATTTCTTTTTGAGGTTTTTCACATGAGCGTAAACAAAATCATGACTGTCGAGCATATCTGCCAAATCACCCGAAAGATGTTCTGCCAAAGTACTTTTAGAGATGACTTTATTTTTATTTCCTATAAAATAAAGAAGCAGGTCAAATTCTTTTTTTGTAAGATCAATATTTTGGTTGTTAATCGTTACCGTTTTAGCTAAAAGATCGATCTGTAGTTCATTCTGAATAATAATATTAGAATTATTAAACTGTTTTCTTCTAATAATAGAATAAATTCTCGCCATGAGTTCAGAAAGATGAAAAGGCTTGGTCAAATAATCATCGGCTCCTAATTTTAAACCTTCAATTTTATCTTCCAAAGCATTTTTTGCGGAAACAATGATGACACCGTCCTGTTTATTTTGTTTCTTTAATTCTTCCAAAATAGTCAATCCGTTTCCATCGGGAAGCATGATATCCAAAACAATGCAATCGTACTGGAACATTTCTATTTTAT encodes the following:
- a CDS encoding ABC transporter ATP-binding protein; this encodes MLKAEQITKTYNAGKKTALDDFSIHVPKGSIYGLLGPNGAGKTSFIRIINQITQADSGNVFINGEKLNPNHIKDIGYMPEERGLYKNMSVGDQILYFGELKGMTKNDALNEAKKWFDKLNIDQWWKKKLSELSKGMAQKIQFVVTVLHRPHLLILDEPFSGFDPVNANLIKDQIIELKNNGTTIILSTHRMESVEEMCDYVALINNSKKIIDGRVFDVREKFKKNIFGVTLSEVNDDQFDQFKNKYGIFNMTHENNLISFDLKNEADQNNILLDLVNVGKVRSFDERIPSMNEVFINAVSNHS
- a CDS encoding LTA synthase family protein; its protein translation is MSSKKLSNLTEKAFNSRFSAFFSILSLYILLSFLIRVVFLIWSSKDVDFNFIYILRIFFTGFLYDFVSGSLFLFLYLFYLLIFPKKWIGSLFDKAFTYFYLAVILLSLYFSLLAEIPFWEEFGARFNFIAVDYLIYTYEVVENINQSYPLPLLIAVLIGLVALTFFMMRKFKVFKKIFSDKVNFKKRLFFVIPVAIFTIVLGFLMKNKYADFSNNLVDNELGKNGAFSFVAAFKSNELDYEAFYPKISDKKAYSILKQNLLQENQTYTSAKFDDISRLTKGNGEQKPNIVVVTIESFSAEFLSAFGNKDHLTPNYDQLAKESIFFTNLYATGTRTVRGMEALTLCVPPTPGNSIVRRPNNQDLFSVATILKEKKYQPYFIYGGDGYFDNMNNFFGGQGFTIVDRDRGNPLSEKIKTERFQIKDDEVSFENAWGICDEDLYKQAIKYADKESNSNKPFFEFIMTTSNHKPYTFPNGKIDLPQGERDGAVKYTDYALGKFINDAKKKPWFKNTVFVVVADHCASSAGKWEINIAKHHIPAIIYNLKQKPEEINRLTSQIDLMPSLFGYLNWTYNTSLYGKDINKTKVGEERAFIGNYRTLGLLRNDLFTQIDDRKRVKQFTVAPTDKSLQEVNFKNEDLVSETISYYQTASERFKNGKMKSK
- the sucD gene encoding succinate--CoA ligase subunit alpha — encoded protein: MSILVNKDSKVIVQGFTGNEGTFHAGQMIEYGTNVVGGVTPGKGGSEHLGKPVFNTVADAVSKAGANVSIIFVPPAFAADAIMEAAEAGIKVIVCITEGIPVADMVKVKSYIADKECRLIGPNCPGIITSDEAKIGIMPGFVFKKGKVGIVSKSGTLTYEAADQVVRAGYGISTAIGIGGDPIIGTTTKEALELFINDPETEAVVMIGEIGGGLEAEAARWYKASGSTKPVVGFIAGQTAPKGRTMGHAGAIVGGDEDTAQAKMEIMRENGINVVDSPADIGATVAKILG
- a CDS encoding DUF1826 domain-containing protein, producing MSNTFSDNNQVGVVSSFSELINTKFKGVMNAICWTRNLYGDFEEIVSKLQLKENITEISIEDLLVLELSENGILAREIILNDLQLLTDFGASPLLNLLKNYERDEDFDFISTDVYSFHVDRSPIGTDTFLCTYHGAASDIIPNDQVEQKILIPEIREKLKELHGGPEEELEDFFKEHFFDLHYEAKSAATPTNLGIGNLWRLAVDHPSQEVLPCVHRAPVENDGEYRLLLIC
- a CDS encoding helix-turn-helix domain-containing protein; its protein translation is MKNKIQLLREENRLTQKELAEKAGLSLRTIQRIEAGNIPKGFTLKALAESLNTTPENLIEKENNNVERAKLINSSALFGLIIPFGGIIFPLIFTYKTQDVYNKQLGRNIVALQIILSVTMSLFLIASPFLQKGLSVKFPVFLIVLITFLFLKLIAIIINGIALNKNKDLHTNLKFNFL
- a CDS encoding sensor histidine kinase; the encoded protein is MKPLLSKTTKPFIIYVLVILLMSIPVYYFIVDTIWQSELDEHNKTIAEKTAYEFNHLKLSDEALDESIKLWNNIQPETNIEKLKFDNRKRDQYFTIEKAETFSAEPEIERYRCLEKVVYINNKPFLFTVQTNIEESRETIAAIALNTAFFFAIIVAGLLILNRRISAVVWNPFRNTLEKLKNFNLNHQSKIEFEKTDISEFEELHQSLSKLIEHSISVYKTQKEFTENASHELQTPLAIIKHKLDILLQDKDLTSKQYEIVEDINRALTRSSRINKNLLLLAKIENSQFDTTENILLNNVVEQSIELLEEHFQQKNIKVQSSLVADVFVNGNMSLTEVLLNNLIVNAIRHTTQNGFIDIKLMNSSFKIANSGAEKLNEDFLFKRFSRLSTDSNGSGLGLAIIYEICKFQNWKISYKFENSQHIFTLDF
- a CDS encoding porin family protein encodes the protein MKKILLTSALAFSFLSFAQIDLKSTRFGLTAGANYSRVKNAHNPSGARFAFQGGLLALIPMGGANQFYLQPEVTYYGAGESGKNKDSKGADGYNAVYANNYLSVPIYFKGYFSEAESEFFGLIGPRFNFLISQNVKNAPTGRPYYDPDVTVPEYPKINGKANSFNFAIGAGIGYSYKRQLELALKYDLGLSNTYPNLVESFTQDPNTAKKKSEQVLSLSLSYIFQ
- a CDS encoding T9SS type A sorting domain-containing protein — protein: MKKLLLLFIFIGATIGFSDNLKAQIKEPTSTNQKSDDGVLTAYPNPAKDFLMVKAKDSSLKIKNVSFYSILGTQVASYNINSNNAEINIQKLKPGKYLIRYILSDNTQKVTQIVKQ
- a CDS encoding response regulator transcription factor — protein: MKILIIEDETELSKSIAEYLSGESYLCEFATTFAEAMNKIEMFQYDCIVLDIMLPDGNGLTILEELKKQNKQDGVIIVSAKNALEDKIEGLKLGADDYLTKPFHLSELMARIYSIIRRKQFNNSNIIIQNELQIDLLAKTVTINNQNIDLTKKEFDLLLYFIGNKNKVISKSTLAEHLSGDLADMLDSHDFVYAHVKNLKKKLYDAGCEHYLKTVYGTGYKWGDN
- a CDS encoding ABC transporter permease; protein product: MNNIFLITKREFLTQVKKKSFVILTLLAPLMIIAFGAVVGMMFKANQSHNVIEVVDNSGLFKGQLKSDEKINYVFIPSAEEQSKLNNLKGNETLDGILILPALSENNFDDLEKSTRLVVNTKIGFDTKQQIISDITNVIKKEKIKQLGIQEAQLADLDKSFTLKTINVSEDNKEDSDLAFGVKSALSMVLMYVTFMFIIIYGVRVMRSVLEEKNNRVVEIIISSVKPFELMMGKILGVTMVALTQFIVWIMMSVAGALVLNTGFSSLQKNIPGGNEELMSKLDIAQIATQVSHSLLELNFPLIIFVFIIFFLLGYMFYSSVYAAIGSAVDNETETQQFTLFAILPLTLGMYGSISVINNPDGPVGFWMSIIPFTSPVAMVARIPFGVPAWQIALSIALLLGTTIFMIFLAGKIYRVGILMYGNKATLKEIWKWIRG